A genomic stretch from Rhodothermales bacterium includes:
- a CDS encoding S41 family peptidase — translation MRNRKIVGFGAVLLTMGGLLGFGLGAAVSGDDTYESMKKLQEAFGIINQHYVDDVDSASLTETAIEGMLDRLDPHSVYIDAKQMEDVNEDFNASFEGIGISYEFIPGEDGADTLAVLNPLPSGPSDEAGLHSGDRIVAVDDSSAIGYTRRDVEKHLKGPRGTRVKVTVLRPGYPEPLLFTIVRDKIPLYTVDAHYMVDEQTGYIKINRFARTTYREFMDAARELKEQGVKRVILDLRDNVGGFMDMAIRISDEFVAGDQVIVSARSRHPEFNQMSRARVEGIFEKEPVIVLVNGQSASASEIVAGALQDHDRALIVGHRTFGKGLVQKQFPLEDGSVLRMTISRFYTPSGRLIQTPYESGEKEDYYRAKLERYRSEYAMSVEELMDQVPDSLLFKTDKGRTVIGGGGILPDFIVKPDSISSYLQAVLGQTLIRPFVRQYIDQHNDALYQQWVGKREAFIASYKVDDATYQAFLDYLGEHGIEIVDDATAPEATDSVRYFTAADAGRDEAQLRNLLKAHIATRLFDAGAWYPIRHDMDVVFRESMRLWDNAASLAVNY, via the coding sequence ATGCGAAACAGGAAGATTGTCGGTTTCGGCGCCGTCTTATTGACGATGGGCGGATTGCTTGGCTTTGGCCTCGGCGCCGCCGTCTCTGGCGACGACACCTACGAGTCGATGAAGAAGCTCCAGGAGGCGTTCGGAATCATCAATCAGCATTACGTCGATGACGTCGATTCGGCGAGCCTGACGGAAACGGCCATCGAAGGCATGCTCGACCGGCTCGACCCGCATTCGGTCTACATCGACGCGAAGCAGATGGAAGACGTGAACGAGGATTTCAACGCCTCGTTTGAGGGGATCGGCATTTCGTACGAGTTCATACCCGGAGAAGACGGCGCGGACACCCTGGCGGTGTTGAATCCGTTGCCGAGCGGCCCCAGCGACGAAGCCGGCCTGCACTCCGGCGACCGGATCGTCGCGGTCGACGACTCGTCCGCCATCGGGTACACGCGGCGGGACGTGGAGAAGCATCTCAAGGGGCCCCGCGGCACGCGGGTCAAGGTGACCGTGCTGCGCCCCGGCTACCCGGAGCCGCTCCTGTTTACGATCGTGCGGGACAAGATCCCCCTGTACACGGTGGATGCGCATTATATGGTGGATGAGCAGACCGGCTACATCAAGATCAACCGGTTTGCCCGGACGACCTACCGCGAGTTCATGGATGCGGCGCGCGAACTGAAGGAGCAGGGCGTCAAGCGGGTGATCCTCGACCTGCGCGACAACGTAGGCGGCTTTATGGATATGGCGATCCGCATCAGCGACGAATTTGTCGCCGGCGACCAGGTGATCGTCTCGGCGCGGTCCCGGCATCCCGAGTTCAACCAGATGAGCCGGGCGCGCGTCGAGGGCATCTTCGAGAAAGAACCCGTCATCGTGCTGGTCAACGGCCAGTCGGCCTCCGCCAGCGAGATCGTGGCCGGCGCCCTGCAGGATCACGACCGCGCCCTGATCGTCGGGCACCGCACGTTCGGGAAAGGGCTCGTGCAGAAGCAGTTCCCCCTCGAGGACGGCAGCGTGCTTCGGATGACGATCTCGCGGTTTTATACCCCGTCGGGCCGGCTGATCCAGACGCCGTACGAGAGCGGGGAGAAGGAGGATTATTACCGGGCCAAGCTCGAGCGCTACCGCAGCGAATACGCGATGAGCGTCGAGGAGCTGATGGATCAGGTGCCGGATTCGCTGCTGTTCAAGACCGACAAGGGGCGGACGGTGATCGGCGGCGGCGGGATTCTGCCCGACTTCATCGTCAAGCCGGACTCGATTTCGTCCTACCTCCAGGCCGTCCTGGGGCAGACGTTGATCCGCCCGTTCGTGCGCCAGTACATCGATCAGCACAACGATGCGTTGTATCAGCAGTGGGTCGGCAAACGGGAAGCGTTCATCGCCTCCTACAAGGTGGATGACGCAACGTACCAGGCCTTCCTCGATTACCTCGGCGAGCACGGCATCGAGATCGTGGACGACGCCACGGCCCCCGAGGCCACGGATTCCGTTCGCTATTTCACCGCGGCGGACGCCGGCCGGGATGAAGCGCAACTTCGCAACCTGCTCAAGGCGCACATCGCGACGCGCCTGTTCGATGCGGGAGCCTGGTACCCGATCCGGCACGATATGGATGTCGTTTTCAGGGAATCGATGCGCCTGTGGGACAACGCGGCGTCGCTGGCCGTGAACTACTGA
- a CDS encoding sugar phosphate isomerase/epimerase family protein translates to MHATFSRRDFLRRAGLAGLPLVWPGMGLPAVAATKRGPVCLFSKHLRWLSFDEMADLAAEIGFEGVALTVRPGGHVPPDQVESLLPKAVEAVEKAGLHVPMMTTAITDAADPLTGRVLKTAGALGIRHYRMGYIAYDESRPVDVFLDETGRRLEDLAAMNQAYGLHGAYQNHDGTRVGGSLWDIWYMIRHLDPAWIGCQFDIRHATVEGGHSWPVDLRLISRYVRITAIKDFYWARSGGDWTIQDCPLGEGMVAFDRYFQLANAYGIAGPISVHFEYPMPEETLIGQPHDVLKRETRRVMARDVEWLKAALDAAGYAR, encoded by the coding sequence ATGCACGCTACCTTCTCCCGTCGCGATTTTCTACGTCGCGCCGGCCTCGCCGGACTGCCGCTCGTATGGCCCGGTATGGGGCTCCCGGCCGTCGCTGCGACGAAACGTGGGCCCGTCTGTCTCTTTTCCAAACACCTCCGGTGGCTTTCGTTTGACGAGATGGCCGATCTGGCCGCCGAAATCGGTTTTGAAGGCGTGGCGCTGACGGTGCGGCCCGGAGGCCATGTGCCTCCCGACCAGGTCGAGTCCCTGTTGCCGAAAGCGGTCGAGGCCGTGGAAAAAGCCGGCCTGCACGTCCCCATGATGACAACGGCCATCACCGACGCTGCGGACCCGCTGACGGGGCGCGTGCTGAAAACGGCCGGCGCCCTGGGGATTCGCCACTACCGGATGGGGTACATCGCGTACGACGAGAGCCGGCCCGTCGACGTTTTTCTCGATGAAACCGGCCGGCGGCTCGAGGACCTCGCCGCCATGAACCAGGCATACGGCCTCCACGGAGCCTACCAGAACCACGACGGAACACGCGTGGGGGGATCCCTCTGGGATATCTGGTATATGATCCGGCATCTGGATCCCGCGTGGATCGGGTGCCAGTTCGACATCCGCCATGCCACGGTCGAGGGCGGCCACTCGTGGCCGGTGGACCTCCGGTTGATCAGCCGGTACGTCCGCATCACCGCCATCAAGGATTTTTACTGGGCGCGGAGCGGGGGCGACTGGACGATCCAGGACTGTCCGCTCGGCGAGGGGATGGTCGCGTTCGATCGCTATTTTCAGCTCGCCAACGCCTACGGCATCGCCGGCCCCATCTCGGTGCATTTCGAGTACCCGATGCCCGAGGAGACGCTGATCGGCCAGCCGCACGACGTGCTCAAACGCGAGACGCGCCGGGTGATGGCCCGCGATGTCGAATGGCTCAAAGCCGCCCTGGATGCGGCCGGGTATGCGCGATGA
- the hpt gene encoding hypoxanthine phosphoribosyltransferase, producing the protein MNEQSAGTQVGPYVFCRGERFKRYLAKETLHARIREIAAEINTVYAGKTPILIAVLNGAFMFFSDLLKEITIECEVDFIKLSSYGDAKVSSGNVSELKSIDASIEDRHVIVVEDIVDTGLSMAYILKRMAAYRPASLSTAVLLHKKEATRVDVRLDYVAFTIPNLFVLGYGLDYGQLGRNLPEIYILDQPAD; encoded by the coding sequence ATGAACGAGCAGTCGGCCGGGACGCAGGTCGGTCCGTACGTGTTTTGCCGCGGCGAGCGGTTCAAGCGGTACCTTGCGAAAGAAACGCTCCACGCGCGCATCCGCGAGATCGCGGCGGAGATCAACACCGTGTACGCCGGCAAGACGCCGATATTGATCGCCGTGCTCAACGGGGCATTCATGTTTTTCTCGGACCTCCTCAAGGAGATCACGATCGAATGCGAGGTCGATTTTATCAAGTTGTCCTCCTATGGCGATGCCAAGGTCAGCAGCGGCAACGTCAGCGAATTAAAAAGCATCGATGCGAGCATCGAAGACCGGCATGTGATCGTGGTGGAGGACATCGTGGATACGGGGCTTTCGATGGCGTACATCCTCAAACGGATGGCTGCGTACCGGCCGGCGTCGCTCAGCACGGCCGTTCTCCTCCACAAAAAAGAAGCTACGCGCGTCGATGTACGCCTTGATTACGTCGCGTTTACCATCCCCAATCTGTTCGTGCTCGGCTACGGTCTCGACTACGGACAGCTGGGTCGCAACCTCCCGGAGATCTATATCCTCGATCAGCCGGCGGACTGA
- the tilS gene encoding tRNA lysidine(34) synthetase TilS, with the protein MMERVADYIAEHRLLEPGDAVLVGVSGGVDSMTLLDVLRRLAYRVEVAHVNYRLRDAASDADEALVRRYADSYGIPVHVQSVDGRGLKEQPGSFQAAARAARYAFFEAITLERGLAAVAVAHHVDDQAETLLLNLFRGAGLEGLSGMPPARPLRAGAGVRLVRPLLWATREAIARYAAEAEVPWRFDVSNADTSYRRNAVRERLLPLVEEMFGAGAVGQVAAAADRLRAYRDASFDPALAAHLAAVLVDDRAERTLRIGGLRALAAVWRRRVMLEALGRWSPRTPRTSDAADRVLALLDLQTGRRVQVDAGTFWRERDALVFVPTEASPREQSGWLAPGDSLCVSAGCLSLGWPEAPPASPAEGAPNRVWIDASRVSLPLSVRPWASGDRIRPFGMAHTRKVSDMLTDARVPSHVRAGWPVVLSDRTIIWIPGVRMADEVRISAGTERALRLVLEPGSQGVAIPSSDRE; encoded by the coding sequence ATGATGGAACGCGTCGCCGACTATATCGCCGAGCACCGGCTGCTCGAACCCGGCGACGCCGTGCTGGTCGGGGTCAGCGGAGGCGTCGATTCGATGACGCTCCTCGACGTGCTTCGCCGGCTCGCGTACCGCGTCGAAGTCGCCCATGTCAACTACCGCCTCCGCGACGCGGCGTCGGATGCCGACGAGGCGCTCGTCCGGCGCTATGCCGACTCGTACGGCATCCCCGTGCATGTCCAGTCCGTCGACGGGCGCGGGCTCAAGGAGCAGCCGGGCTCGTTCCAGGCCGCGGCCCGCGCGGCGCGGTATGCGTTTTTCGAGGCCATCACGCTGGAGCGCGGCCTCGCGGCGGTCGCCGTGGCCCACCATGTGGACGACCAGGCCGAGACGTTGCTCCTGAACCTGTTCCGCGGCGCCGGCCTCGAAGGACTTTCCGGCATGCCTCCGGCGCGGCCGCTTCGCGCGGGCGCCGGCGTCCGGCTCGTGCGGCCCCTGCTCTGGGCGACGCGGGAGGCCATCGCCCGGTATGCCGCCGAGGCCGAGGTGCCCTGGCGGTTCGACGTCTCGAATGCGGACACGAGCTATCGGCGAAACGCCGTCCGGGAACGCCTGCTGCCGCTCGTCGAGGAAATGTTCGGCGCCGGCGCCGTGGGGCAGGTCGCCGCGGCGGCGGATCGGCTGCGCGCCTACAGAGACGCGTCGTTCGACCCGGCCCTGGCCGCCCATCTCGCGGCGGTGCTGGTCGACGATCGCGCGGAACGAACGCTGCGTATCGGTGGATTGCGTGCGCTGGCCGCCGTCTGGCGCCGGCGCGTCATGCTGGAAGCCCTGGGGCGATGGTCGCCGCGCACGCCGCGCACGAGCGACGCCGCCGATCGGGTACTGGCGCTGCTGGACCTCCAGACGGGGCGGAGAGTCCAGGTCGACGCCGGCACGTTCTGGCGCGAGCGCGACGCGCTCGTGTTCGTGCCCACCGAAGCGAGCCCTCGTGAGCAATCGGGGTGGCTGGCGCCCGGCGACTCGCTGTGCGTCTCCGCCGGATGCCTGTCCCTCGGGTGGCCCGAGGCGCCGCCGGCATCGCCGGCGGAAGGCGCCCCCAATCGGGTCTGGATCGATGCCTCCCGCGTGTCGCTGCCGCTGTCCGTGCGACCCTGGGCGTCCGGCGACCGGATTCGGCCTTTCGGGATGGCCCATACCCGGAAGGTGAGCGACATGCTGACCGATGCGCGGGTGCCGAGCCATGTCCGTGCCGGCTGGCCGGTGGTCCTGAGCGACCGCACCATCATCTGGATCCCCGGCGTTCGCATGGCGGACGAGGTGCGCATCAGCGCCGGCACCGAGCGCGCGCTGCGGCTCGTACTGGAGCCCGGCTCGCAGGGCGTCGCGATCCCGTCATCCGACCGTGAATAA
- the mutL gene encoding DNA mismatch repair endonuclease MutL — protein sequence MPPALANKIAAGEVVQRPASVAKELIENAIDAGASEITLILKAAGSELVQVVDNGCGMSPIDALLCFDRHATSKLVRIEDLDALRTLGFRGEALASIAAVAQVTLLTRRHEDEMGYRVSVEDAAVLASEPCAAQAGTSIAVRNLFYNVPARRSFLKTPATEFKHIVETFQFLALSHPGIAFTLVHDENEVYRLEACPGKAFHTALKARIAQLLGAQLGEQLIGIEETTSYLSARGLIGKPDYFRRSRGEQFLFVNDRYVKDRYLEHAIRSAYEDLIPEGAFPFFVVFLSMDPRHVDVNVHPTKAEVKFDDERGIYGFLRSVVRKGVGSAALSPQFDFDGAPAAGGSGLGGSAIAASWLTPATGRSSRGSSWSAPRSGGRDPYGPSSGALSERLFGGTHRTEPASLLIPSEPNRQNEAADEADLDGAPIWQLHQRYILTQIRSGLMIFDQTAAHERILYEKALQNLESGMALSQQLLFPHTLDFSPSDFELIKELLPDFRKLGFEVDLFSGRSVVVRGVPADIKVGDERKILEEILEQYKMNRDALKLQARENLAKSIARRGALRGGTRLDAKEMRSLIDQLFQCEMPYVCPYGRPTQVSLTMDELEARFNQGRPAS from the coding sequence ATGCCGCCTGCGCTCGCGAACAAGATCGCGGCGGGCGAGGTGGTGCAGCGGCCGGCGTCGGTCGCCAAGGAGCTGATCGAAAACGCCATCGACGCCGGGGCCTCCGAGATCACGCTCATCCTGAAAGCCGCCGGCAGCGAACTCGTGCAGGTGGTGGACAACGGGTGCGGCATGAGTCCGATCGACGCCCTGCTGTGTTTCGATCGCCACGCGACGAGCAAACTGGTGCGCATCGAAGACCTCGACGCGCTTCGCACCCTGGGTTTTCGTGGCGAGGCGCTGGCGTCCATCGCCGCGGTCGCGCAGGTCACGCTCCTGACACGCCGGCACGAGGACGAGATGGGGTACCGCGTGTCCGTCGAGGACGCGGCCGTGCTGGCCAGCGAGCCCTGCGCGGCCCAGGCCGGCACCTCGATCGCGGTGCGCAACCTGTTCTACAACGTGCCGGCTCGCCGCAGCTTTCTCAAAACGCCGGCGACGGAATTCAAGCACATCGTCGAGACCTTCCAGTTTCTCGCGCTCTCCCATCCCGGCATCGCCTTCACGCTCGTTCATGACGAAAACGAGGTGTACCGGCTCGAAGCGTGCCCGGGCAAGGCGTTCCATACGGCGCTGAAAGCGCGGATCGCGCAGCTGCTCGGCGCCCAACTCGGCGAACAACTGATCGGGATCGAGGAAACGACCAGCTACCTGTCGGCCCGCGGCCTCATCGGGAAGCCCGACTATTTTCGGCGCAGCCGGGGCGAGCAGTTTCTCTTCGTCAACGACCGGTATGTGAAGGATCGGTATCTGGAGCATGCCATCCGATCGGCCTACGAAGACCTCATTCCCGAGGGCGCCTTCCCGTTTTTTGTGGTCTTCCTCAGCATGGATCCGCGCCACGTGGATGTCAACGTGCATCCCACCAAGGCGGAAGTCAAGTTCGACGACGAGCGCGGCATCTACGGGTTTTTGCGCTCCGTGGTGCGCAAGGGCGTCGGATCGGCGGCCCTGTCGCCTCAATTCGATTTCGACGGGGCGCCCGCCGCCGGCGGATCCGGACTGGGCGGCAGCGCGATCGCTGCATCCTGGCTGACGCCGGCCACCGGACGTTCCTCCAGGGGATCGTCCTGGTCCGCGCCCCGCAGCGGCGGCCGCGACCCGTACGGGCCCTCCAGCGGCGCGTTGAGCGAACGGCTTTTCGGGGGCACGCACCGCACCGAGCCGGCGTCGCTCCTGATTCCCTCCGAACCGAATCGCCAGAACGAAGCAGCCGACGAGGCCGACCTCGATGGCGCGCCGATCTGGCAACTGCACCAGCGGTATATCCTCACGCAGATCCGATCGGGGCTGATGATCTTCGACCAGACCGCGGCGCATGAGCGGATTCTGTATGAGAAGGCGTTGCAGAACCTGGAAAGCGGGATGGCGCTCTCCCAGCAGCTCCTGTTTCCCCATACGCTGGATTTCAGCCCCAGCGACTTCGAACTGATCAAGGAGCTACTGCCCGACTTCCGAAAACTCGGCTTCGAGGTGGACCTCTTCAGCGGCCGGTCGGTCGTCGTCCGCGGCGTGCCGGCGGATATCAAGGTGGGGGATGAACGCAAGATCCTCGAGGAGATCCTCGAACAGTACAAGATGAACCGCGATGCGCTCAAGCTGCAGGCGCGGGAGAACCTGGCCAAAAGCATCGCCCGCCGTGGCGCGTTGCGGGGCGGGACGCGCCTCGATGCCAAGGAGATGCGCTCGCTGATCGACCAGCTTTTCCAGTGTGAGATGCCCTACGTGTGTCCGTACGGGCGCCCGACCCAGGTGAGCCTGACCATGGACGAACTCGAGGCGCGCTTCAACCAGGGGCGTCCCGCCTCCTGA